A stretch of the Medicago truncatula cultivar Jemalong A17 chromosome 5, MtrunA17r5.0-ANR, whole genome shotgun sequence genome encodes the following:
- the LOC11436692 gene encoding 60S ribosomal protein L26-1, whose translation MKFNPRVSSSRRKSRKAHFTAPSSLRRVIMSAPLSTDLRSKYNVRSIPVRKDDEVQVVRGTFKGREGKIVQVYRKKWVIHIERITREKVNGSTVNVGVDPSKVVVTKLRLDKDRKSLLERKAKGRAAADKEKGTKFGAEDIMQNVD comes from the coding sequence atgaagttcaaTCCAAGAGTTTCAAGCAGCCGCCGAAAGAGTCGAAAGGCGCATTTCACGGCCCCATCAAGTCTCCGCCGTGTGATAATGAGCGCACCACTCTCCACCGATCTCCGATCCAAatacaacgtccgttccatacCAGTTCGCAAAGACGATGAAGTTCAAGTCGTTAGAGGAACATTCAAAGGCCGTGAAGGTAAAATCGTTCAAGTTTATCGCAAAAAATGGGTTATTCATATTGAACGTATTACTCGTGAGAAAGTTAATGGTTCTACTGTTAATGTTGGTGTTGATCCTTCCAAAGTTGTTGTTACTAAGCTGAGATTGGATAAGGATAGGAAGTCGTTGCTTGAGAGGAAGGCGAAGGGACGTGCTGCCGCTGATAAGGAGAAGGGTACTAAGTTTGGTGCTGAAGATATTATGCAGAATgttgattga